In Candidatus Nealsonbacteria bacterium DGGOD1a, one DNA window encodes the following:
- a CDS encoding DegT/DnrJ/EryC1/StrS family aminotransferase, with protein MKVDFINSSYRRYYKDHKAQIMKALDKCFSKGDFILREDCDKFEKNLADFCGAKYAVGVNSGTDALKISYRALGCKPGDEVITVGHTFIASIEEIVHLGAKPILIDVGEDGLMNVDQIEAAITDKTVGIVPVHLSGKVCDMPRIMKIAKEHNLWVVEDACQALGAYLGEKKAGTFGDTGCFSFISPKTLGGAGDAGGIITNDRSVYEKLLLLRNHWNITQNALLGHQPRAPKTMDWGYNSRLDNIQAAILNIKIKYYPRMLKRRRQIAMRYNQGLKDLPVVLPVQQPKQIYQEYIIKTDDIWKFKKYMETKGVELLVRDTTPNHKMPGLGLEHFNLPVTEKIAKELVRLPIYPELTDSEVDYVIKCVRGFYAQDNKKQS; from the coding sequence ATGAAGGTTGATTTTATTAATTCGAGTTACCGCCGGTATTATAAGGATCATAAGGCGCAGATAATGAAGGCGCTGGACAAGTGTTTTTCGAAAGGGGATTTTATTTTGCGCGAGGATTGCGATAAATTCGAAAAAAATCTGGCGGATTTTTGCGGGGCAAAATATGCGGTGGGCGTTAATTCGGGCACGGACGCGTTAAAAATTTCCTATCGGGCGCTGGGATGCAAACCGGGCGACGAAGTGATCACCGTGGGGCACACTTTCATCGCTTCCATTGAGGAAATCGTTCATTTGGGCGCCAAGCCGATATTGATTGATGTGGGCGAAGACGGCTTGATGAATGTTGACCAAATTGAAGCGGCAATCACCGATAAAACCGTGGGTATTGTGCCGGTGCATCTTTCGGGCAAAGTTTGCGATATGCCGCGGATCATGAAGATCGCCAAAGAACACAATCTTTGGGTGGTGGAAGACGCATGCCAGGCGCTGGGCGCATATCTGGGGGAAAAAAAAGCGGGAACATTCGGCGATACGGGATGCTTCAGTTTCATTTCGCCCAAAACTTTGGGCGGCGCGGGCGATGCGGGCGGAATCATCACCAACGACAGGAGCGTTTACGAAAAACTTTTGCTTTTGCGCAACCACTGGAACATCACCCAGAACGCGCTTTTGGGCCATCAGCCAAGAGCGCCCAAGACAATGGATTGGGGGTATAATTCCCGACTGGATAATATTCAGGCCGCGATTTTAAACATCAAGATAAAATATTACCCGCGGATGCTGAAGCGCCGCCGCCAAATCGCCATGAGGTATAATCAGGGATTGAAGGATTTGCCGGTTGTTTTGCCGGTGCAGCAGCCAAAACAGATTTATCAGGAATATATTATTAAAACGGACGATATCTGGAAGTTTAAGAAATATATGGAAACAAAAGGCGTTGAATTGCTGGTGCGCGATACCACGCCCAACCATAAAATGCCGGGCCTTGGTTTGGAACATTTTAATCTGCCGGTCACCGAAAAGATCGCCAAGGAATTAGTGCGGCTGCCGATCTACCCGGAATTGACGGATTCGGAAGTCGATTATGTGATCAAATGCGTCAGAGGTTTTTACGCGCAAGACAATAAGAAGCAATCTTGA
- a CDS encoding EamA family transporter, whose product MNWIIGSLISLVLFASTSILSKYNWRAGVPAPVINLATYAVALLVFVFAVPEGEFNVFAKADIWLVLFAGLCVYFGNAASVRGLNLAPNPGYSQAINKSYVVLTTLAAIFMFGGELSWRKIAGIALILASQLLIAGKKSGGKILHNSRWIRMSFIAFFCYAGWSVAVKYANMFLDINQTAFLFWAVAIAVAIWGVEIRRKKLPLLKHKKQFGLLFLLGLASGIANVLMWNAFVAAPNMGYVNAIQTTGVAIVSLLAVKLFGDEFTKQKMLGIAGVIAGLLLIVLS is encoded by the coding sequence ATGAATTGGATAATCGGGAGCTTGATCAGTTTAGTGCTATTTGCTTCGACCAGTATTTTGAGCAAATATAATTGGCGCGCGGGCGTGCCGGCGCCGGTGATCAATCTCGCCACCTACGCGGTGGCGCTTTTGGTATTTGTTTTCGCGGTGCCCGAAGGGGAGTTCAATGTTTTCGCGAAAGCGGATATTTGGCTGGTTTTATTCGCCGGTCTTTGCGTTTATTTTGGCAACGCGGCCAGCGTGCGCGGCCTGAATCTGGCGCCCAATCCCGGTTACAGCCAAGCGATTAATAAAAGCTATGTGGTTTTGACGACGCTGGCCGCGATTTTTATGTTCGGCGGCGAATTGTCCTGGCGCAAGATCGCGGGTATCGCGCTGATCCTGGCCAGCCAGCTGCTGATTGCAGGCAAAAAATCCGGCGGCAAAATCTTGCATAATTCTCGTTGGATCAGGATGTCCTTTATCGCGTTTTTTTGCTATGCCGGCTGGTCGGTGGCGGTAAAGTATGCCAATATGTTTTTGGATATCAACCAAACCGCATTTTTGTTCTGGGCGGTAGCCATTGCGGTGGCGATTTGGGGCGTTGAAATTCGGCGCAAAAAATTGCCGTTATTGAAACATAAAAAACAATTCGGTTTGTTGTTTTTATTGGGCTTGGCGTCGGGAATTGCCAATGTGCTGATGTGGAACGCGTTTGTGGCCGCGCCCAATATGGGCTATGTGAACGCCATCCAGACAACCGGCGTGGCGATTGTGAGCTTGCTGGCGGTCAAACTTTTCGGCGACGAATTCACCAAGCAAAAAATGCTTGGTATCGCCGGTGTGATCGCCGGGCTTTTATTGATTGTGCTAAGCTAA
- a CDS encoding ATP-binding protein, producing MLIRRKIQSEVEKTLFKGKIVVIYGPRQVGKTTLVKLIQENQKQIATAYFNCDEADVRDALTGKTSTELKLFFGDNKLVILDEAQRVRNIGLTLKLMVDNYPQMQIIATGSSSFDLSNEIVEPLTGRKIEFYLYPFSLAELKEIYSEIEIDRILENRMIFGMYPGVVFESDFAKIKTLKTLAKSYVYKDVLEYRNIKNHEVLEKLLRALALQVGNEVSYGELASLIEINKQTVADYIQILEKAFIVFRLPSFSRNLRNEIKSNRKIYFYDNGIRNALINNLNPLDLRQDAGALWENFMIGERVKSDNNTDGGANMYFWRTLQKQEIDLIEERGGKLAGFEFKWKSRPGKVPVAFSRAYPDAKVEMISKENYKKFAGL from the coding sequence ATGTTAATTAGACGAAAAATCCAATCAGAAGTTGAAAAAACCCTCTTTAAGGGTAAAATTGTGGTAATTTACGGCCCGCGGCAAGTGGGAAAGACCACTTTGGTCAAACTTATCCAGGAAAACCAAAAACAAATTGCTACCGCTTATTTCAATTGCGACGAAGCGGATGTGCGCGATGCCCTCACTGGTAAAACTTCGACCGAATTAAAATTGTTTTTTGGAGATAACAAACTGGTTATTTTGGATGAAGCCCAAAGAGTGCGCAATATCGGCTTGACTTTGAAATTGATGGTTGACAATTATCCCCAAATGCAGATCATTGCCACGGGGTCGTCGTCGTTTGATTTGTCCAATGAAATTGTTGAACCGCTCACGGGCCGAAAAATTGAATTTTATTTGTATCCTTTTTCACTCGCCGAATTGAAAGAAATCTATTCGGAAATCGAAATTGACCGGATTTTGGAAAACAGAATGATTTTCGGCATGTACCCCGGGGTTGTTTTTGAGAGCGATTTTGCAAAAATAAAGACGCTGAAAACGCTGGCGAAAAGTTATGTCTACAAGGATGTTTTGGAATACCGGAACATAAAAAATCATGAAGTTTTGGAAAAATTATTGCGCGCGCTGGCATTGCAAGTGGGGAATGAGGTTTCATACGGCGAATTGGCGTCATTGATCGAGATCAACAAGCAAACGGTTGCCGATTATATCCAAATTTTGGAAAAAGCGTTTATTGTTTTTCGTTTGCCTTCTTTCTCGCGCAATTTGCGAAATGAAATCAAAAGCAATCGGAAGATCTATTTTTACGATAACGGCATCCGCAACGCGCTGATCAATAACTTGAATCCGTTGGATTTGCGCCAGGACGCGGGCGCGTTGTGGGAAAATTTCATGATCGGCGAACGCGTCAAAAGCGATAATAATACCGATGGCGGCGCCAATATGTATTTTTGGCGCACATTGCAAAAACAAGAAATCGATCTGATCGAGGAACGCGGCGGCAAGCTCGCCGGCTTTGAATTCAAATGGAAATCGCGGCCGGGCAAAGTGCCGGTGGCGTTTTCGCGCGCCTATCCGGACGCCAAAGTGGAAATGATCAGCAAGGAAAATTATAAAAAATTCGCCGGTCTGTAA
- a CDS encoding transketolase, whose amino-acid sequence MDKPDYKKIANDARIRVLEMIYKAQTSHIGSNYSCVDMLAVIFENIDLDRDKVILSKGWAAASLYYFLKQKGRITEADLDSFCQPGSKFIGLAEPIIPEIPAAGGSMGFGLPFGVGFALAKKTKKESGKIFAVMSDGEMQIGTTWESALIARQHGLDNLLVFVDSNGLQAMGGVDEILNIEPLGDKWRAFGWNVREIDGHDFGQIEKAINEPVAGKPTVAIAKTVKGKGVSFMEGQNLYHYKAPSEQEYQAALKELKTNG is encoded by the coding sequence ATGGATAAACCGGACTATAAAAAAATCGCCAACGATGCCCGAATCAGGGTTTTGGAAATGATTTATAAGGCGCAAACCAGCCATATCGGCAGCAATTACAGCTGTGTTGATATGCTGGCGGTGATTTTTGAAAACATTGACTTGGATCGCGACAAGGTGATTTTGAGCAAGGGCTGGGCGGCGGCATCGCTTTATTATTTTCTCAAGCAAAAGGGGCGGATCACCGAAGCGGATTTGGATAGTTTCTGCCAGCCGGGCAGTAAATTCATCGGTTTGGCCGAGCCGATAATTCCCGAAATTCCGGCCGCGGGCGGATCGATGGGTTTTGGTTTACCGTTCGGCGTGGGATTCGCGCTGGCCAAAAAAACAAAAAAAGAAAGCGGGAAAATTTTTGCCGTGATGTCGGACGGCGAAATGCAGATCGGCACCACTTGGGAATCGGCGTTGATCGCGCGCCAGCACGGTTTGGACAATCTTTTGGTGTTTGTCGACAGCAACGGCTTGCAGGCCATGGGCGGCGTGGACGAAATTTTGAATATCGAGCCGCTGGGCGATAAATGGCGGGCGTTCGGCTGGAATGTTCGCGAGATCGATGGCCACGATTTTGGCCAAATCGAAAAAGCGATCAATGAACCGGTGGCGGGAAAACCAACCGTGGCGATTGCCAAAACCGTCAAAGGCAAAGGCGTGAGCTTTATGGAAGGGCAGAATTTATACCATTATAAAGCGCCGTCCGAACAGGAATACCAGGCGGCTTTAAAAGAATTAAAAACAAATGGCTGA
- a CDS encoding aldo/keto reductase: protein MEFVNLGKTNLKISRLGVGTWAIGGFGWGKINDFDSIAALRRAWDLGINFFDTADVYGRGHAEEILARALGENRKNAVIATKFGVRVGPDGKTFKDISPQYAVEALEASLRRLKIECVPLYQIHWPDGATSIGETMAALVKCQEQGKIMHIGYSNFPVGLIERAERVGRGESTQAPYNLIDRGIETELVPFCKERKITLITYGSLAQGLLSGKIAGDFKFGKDDVRGRYSNWQGEKFQQNLELAKRAGDIGKKYAKTAAQTAIRWVLDRNSNGAALVGITKPEHIVENIGALDWRLPQEDLEFLSKSVA, encoded by the coding sequence ATGGAATTCGTTAATTTGGGAAAAACAAATTTAAAGATCAGCCGTCTGGGCGTGGGCACTTGGGCGATCGGCGGTTTCGGCTGGGGCAAGATCAATGATTTTGATTCTATCGCGGCGTTGCGCCGGGCCTGGGATTTGGGGATTAATTTTTTTGACACAGCCGATGTTTACGGGCGGGGCCACGCGGAAGAAATTTTGGCCCGGGCCTTGGGCGAAAACCGCAAGAATGCCGTGATCGCCACGAAATTCGGCGTGCGCGTCGGCCCGGACGGCAAAACTTTTAAAGATATCAGCCCCCAATACGCCGTTGAGGCGCTGGAAGCCAGTTTGCGGCGTTTGAAAATCGAATGCGTTCCTTTGTATCAAATTCATTGGCCCGACGGTGCGACATCCATTGGAGAAACAATGGCGGCATTGGTCAAATGCCAAGAACAGGGCAAAATTATGCATATCGGTTATTCCAATTTTCCGGTTGGTTTGATAGAGAGGGCCGAAAGAGTCGGCCGGGGAGAATCAACGCAGGCGCCTTATAATTTAATCGACCGCGGCATCGAAACCGAACTGGTTCCGTTTTGCAAAGAAAGAAAAATCACTTTAATCACTTACGGATCGCTGGCGCAAGGTTTGCTGTCGGGAAAGATCGCCGGGGATTTCAAATTCGGAAAAGACGATGTCCGCGGCCGGTATTCGAACTGGCAGGGGGAAAAGTTTCAACAAAATTTGGAATTGGCAAAACGGGCGGGAGATATCGGAAAAAAATACGCCAAAACGGCTGCGCAAACCGCGATTCGCTGGGTTTTGGACCGCAATTCCAATGGCGCGGCGCTTGTGGGTATCACCAAGCCCGAGCATATCGTTGAAAACATCGGCGCGTTGGATTGGCGTTTGCCGCAGGAAGACCTTGAATTTCTGTCAAAATCCGTTGCTTGA
- a CDS encoding sugar transferase, producing the protein MLKRLFDIVVSAVCLAIFAPIMIVVALAIELNSPGPVFYRGLRTGKGGKQFKILKFRTMVVDAEKLGGPSTADNDPRNIKIGRTLRKYKLDEMPQLFNVLKGEMSIVGPRPQVKKYTDLYEGEERLILSVKPGMTDYASIAFINLDQILGSEDVDKIYMEKIEPEKNKLRIRYAKESSFFTDVKIIWLTFWEIVKVIFLKKRSLGEKKNGIR; encoded by the coding sequence ATGTTGAAACGGCTGTTTGACATTGTTGTTTCCGCGGTTTGTTTGGCCATATTCGCGCCGATAATGATTGTCGTGGCGCTGGCAATTGAATTGAATTCGCCCGGCCCGGTGTTTTACCGCGGCTTGCGCACGGGAAAGGGCGGCAAACAATTCAAGATTTTAAAGTTTCGCACCATGGTGGTCGATGCCGAGAAACTGGGCGGGCCGTCGACCGCGGACAATGATCCGCGCAACATTAAAATCGGCCGGACGCTGCGCAAATACAAGCTGGATGAAATGCCCCAATTATTCAATGTGTTAAAGGGGGAGATGAGCATCGTCGGGCCGCGGCCGCAGGTTAAAAAATACACTGATTTGTATGAAGGAGAAGAAAGGCTGATTTTGAGCGTCAAGCCCGGAATGACCGATTATGCGTCAATCGCGTTCATTAACTTGGACCAGATTCTGGGCAGCGAAGATGTGGACAAAATTTATATGGAAAAGATCGAGCCGGAAAAAAACAAATTGCGCATAAGATACGCCAAAGAAAGTTCGTTTTTCACCGATGTCAAAATAATCTGGCTCACTTTTTGGGAAATCGTGAAAGTAATTTTTTTAAAAAAGAGAAGCTTGGGAGAGAAAAAAAATGGAATTCGTTAA
- a CDS encoding class I SAM-dependent methyltransferase codes for MEQRKIKEREHANNLKNMLRRADDAEAAADNKKFYSITRKSRRHIDNWVAQRIAPGKKFLDFCCGEGDVSVSLASLGADITGIDISDVSIKFANEKAQKSGQENKPLFLVMDGENMAFAANSFDYIVCTGVLHHLDLKKVYPELARVLKPGGQVICGEPLAYNPVFQLYRKMTPKLRTEWEANHILTKESIYAAKKNFGKIDIKFFYLAALLAVPFRHTPVFKPVLGFFEIVDAVLLKIPGIQWLAWQTIFVLSDPKE; via the coding sequence ATGGAACAGCGAAAAATCAAAGAGAGGGAGCACGCGAACAATTTGAAGAATATGTTGCGCCGGGCTGATGACGCGGAGGCCGCCGCAGATAATAAAAAGTTTTATTCAATAACTCGCAAAAGCCGCCGGCATATTGATAATTGGGTGGCGCAAAGGATTGCTCCGGGCAAAAAATTTCTGGATTTTTGTTGCGGTGAAGGCGATGTGAGCGTTTCTTTGGCGTCGCTGGGAGCCGATATCACCGGCATTGATATCTCCGATGTCTCAATAAAATTCGCCAACGAAAAGGCGCAGAAATCAGGGCAGGAAAACAAGCCGCTCTTTTTGGTGATGGACGGGGAGAATATGGCATTTGCCGCCAATTCGTTCGACTATATTGTTTGTACCGGAGTTTTGCATCATCTTGATTTAAAAAAAGTTTATCCGGAATTGGCGCGGGTTTTGAAGCCCGGCGGCCAGGTCATTTGCGGTGAACCCTTGGCCTATAATCCGGTGTTCCAGCTTTACCGCAAAATGACGCCGAAATTGCGAACCGAATGGGAGGCAAACCATATTTTGACCAAAGAATCGATTTACGCCGCCAAAAAAAATTTTGGTAAAATTGACATAAAATTTTTTTATCTGGCCGCCTTATTGGCCGTACCGTTCCGGCATACGCCGGTTTTCAAGCCGGTGCTCGGGTTTTTTGAAATCGTGGACGCGGTTTTGTTGAAGATTCCGGGAATTCAATGGCTGGCGTGGCAAACGATTTTTGTTTTGTCGGACCCCAAAGAATAA
- a CDS encoding glycosyltransferase family 2 protein: MDKITLPLVTIVIPCRNEEKHIAKCLDAVLAQDYPGGRFEIIVVDGASTDGTRRILESYAKKDRRIRMLDNEKIFTPFAFNLGIQSAKGEVVAIMGAHADYQNDYLSKCVYYLNEYGADNVGGRMITLSRNGTIMGKAIVRALSSPFGVGDSHFRMKSNEPKWVDTVFGGCYRKEIFDKIGFFNEKLTRGQDMEFNVRLKKSGGKILLAPDIICRYYARSDLKDFFIHDFYGGTWVIFSRKFTKESLRLRHYLPASCFLFAVLFAVAGFFWPGFWPVLWFLAAFYILLSLFFSVKISVKERDWRYAFLMPVAFGSRHLAYALGSMNGFLKLIFTK, translated from the coding sequence ATGGACAAAATTACATTGCCATTGGTAACAATTGTAATTCCTTGCCGCAACGAGGAAAAGCACATCGCAAAATGTCTTGATGCGGTTTTGGCGCAGGATTATCCCGGCGGCCGTTTTGAGATTATTGTTGTCGATGGCGCCAGTACGGATGGCACGCGCCGGATTTTGGAAAGTTACGCAAAAAAAGACCGCCGGATTCGGATGCTGGATAATGAAAAAATATTCACTCCATTTGCTTTTAACCTCGGCATACAAAGTGCCAAGGGGGAAGTTGTCGCTATAATGGGGGCGCACGCTGATTATCAAAATGATTATTTGTCCAAATGTGTTTACTATCTGAATGAATACGGTGCCGATAATGTCGGTGGCCGCATGATTACTCTATCGAGAAATGGCACGATAATGGGCAAGGCGATTGTTCGGGCTTTATCCAGTCCGTTTGGCGTGGGCGATTCCCATTTCCGCATGAAGTCCAATGAACCCAAATGGGTGGATACGGTTTTTGGCGGTTGTTACCGGAAAGAAATTTTCGACAAAATAGGTTTTTTCAATGAAAAATTGACGCGCGGCCAAGATATGGAATTTAATGTCAGATTAAAAAAATCCGGCGGTAAAATATTGCTGGCTCCCGACATTATTTGCCGCTATTACGCGCGGTCCGACCTTAAAGATTTTTTTATTCACGATTTTTACGGCGGCACATGGGTTATCTTTTCGCGCAAATTTACCAAGGAATCGCTAAGATTAAGGCACTATTTGCCCGCTTCGTGTTTTTTATTTGCGGTTTTATTCGCGGTTGCCGGGTTTTTTTGGCCGGGTTTTTGGCCGGTTTTGTGGTTTTTGGCCGCGTTTTATATTTTGCTTAGTTTGTTTTTTTCTGTTAAAATTTCCGTAAAAGAGCGCGATTGGCGCTACGCGTTTTTGATGCCCGTCGCGTTTGGATCGCGCCATTTGGCTTACGCGCTGGGATCAATGAACGGTTTTTTAAAATTAATCTTTACGAAATAA
- a CDS encoding glycosyltransferase family 4 protein, with the protein MKICYIADAASPHSLRWISYFAENGHNIDWISTSKPEGVLPPNVRFYLIKDSRFKSFKIIANARAVRRLVKKIKPDILHAHYAGVNGVLAWLAGFHPLVITAWGSDILVAARKPAMRLLIAPAMKDANLVTCDAFHLKDAIIRLGVPEQRIKIVNFGVEADIFCPGPADKELQKKLGIENCPSVVSVRSLEPIYDIPALLKAAAIVIEKIPAAKFVIGGRGSLEAELKRQAKDLGIESNVIFAGFIPHNDLPRWFRSFNAYVSTSLSDSGIAGSTAEAMACGLPPAVTDSGENGKWIENGKNGFLSPVKDYAVLAENIIKILSDREITTKIGENARRTIMERNDYKTQMRLMEGLYKYLLPR; encoded by the coding sequence ATGAAAATTTGTTATATTGCCGACGCGGCCAGTCCGCATTCGCTGCGGTGGATAAGCTATTTCGCCGAAAACGGCCATAATATCGATTGGATATCGACTTCCAAGCCGGAAGGCGTTTTGCCGCCCAATGTCAGATTTTATCTGATAAAGGACAGCCGGTTCAAAAGTTTTAAAATTATCGCCAACGCGCGGGCGGTGCGCCGATTGGTTAAAAAGATCAAACCGGATATTTTGCACGCTCATTACGCGGGCGTTAACGGAGTATTGGCTTGGCTTGCCGGGTTCCATCCTCTGGTGATCACGGCATGGGGGTCGGATATTTTGGTCGCGGCGCGAAAACCGGCGATGAGGCTTTTGATCGCGCCGGCAATGAAAGATGCCAACTTGGTGACCTGCGACGCTTTTCATTTGAAAGACGCGATAATCAGGCTGGGAGTACCCGAACAAAGAATTAAAATTGTCAATTTCGGGGTTGAGGCCGATATTTTTTGTCCGGGTCCGGCCGACAAGGAACTGCAAAAAAAATTGGGTATTGAAAATTGCCCCTCGGTTGTCAGCGTGCGCAGTCTTGAGCCGATTTATGATATTCCCGCTTTGTTGAAAGCCGCGGCGATCGTGATTGAAAAAATTCCCGCCGCCAAATTTGTTATCGGCGGCCGGGGGTCGCTTGAAGCGGAATTGAAACGCCAAGCAAAAGATTTGGGGATTGAAAGCAATGTGATTTTCGCCGGATTCATTCCGCACAATGATTTGCCGCGCTGGTTTCGCAGTTTTAACGCCTATGTTTCCACTTCGCTTTCGGATTCGGGCATTGCCGGCAGTACGGCCGAGGCGATGGCTTGCGGTTTGCCCCCGGCGGTTACCGATTCCGGAGAAAACGGCAAGTGGATCGAAAACGGCAAGAACGGTTTTTTGTCGCCGGTTAAAGATTATGCCGTGTTGGCGGAAAATATCATTAAAATTTTATCCGATCGCGAGATTACAACCAAAATCGGAGAAAACGCCCGCCGCACGATTATGGAAAGAAACGATTACAAAACCCAAATGCGGCTGATGGAAGGCTTGTATAAATATTTATTGCCAAGGTGA
- a CDS encoding oligosaccharide flippase family protein, with protein MKESFSTNALTTLITRILSAVCTIAVSISIARIFGPAGNGVYSLAVVLSSVATTCVLFGLTTATVFCVGKNKYPLGQVIAGNVFISLAAGALGVSGILLAGIFFGGIFGGMALLNIVLAIAVVPLALGFNLLSHILIGLGNIRAYNRISLSQSLVLLALVLVLPQFLNLGISAAILAYAASFFIADILFVRATAKEAGGIDWRLNRDYIKDVFSYGLKIYPSHIFSFLSTRVNFFLINAFLNPAAVGLYSIAAALSEGLLIFAKSVSTVLISRVVSETDPKKLKEFTPLVYRSVMFIIFPAILAMALIARPLILLAYSASFADAVEPLRILLIGVVAYCGWEILSNDICGRGRQIIVSYISAAAFFSGIIFNIFFISRWGIIGAAWAADATYCLMFFCAAIAYKIISKNSFLEIILPRKSDIGLYRDSAIDLFKKLKP; from the coding sequence ATGAAAGAATCATTCTCAACCAACGCTCTAACGACCCTGATTACGCGGATATTGTCGGCGGTTTGCACGATCGCGGTGTCGATATCAATCGCGCGGATTTTTGGTCCCGCGGGCAACGGAGTTTATTCGCTGGCGGTGGTTTTATCTTCCGTGGCGACAACTTGCGTTTTGTTCGGATTGACCACGGCAACAGTTTTTTGCGTTGGCAAGAACAAATATCCTTTGGGACAGGTGATTGCCGGCAATGTTTTTATTTCTCTTGCCGCGGGAGCGCTGGGGGTGTCCGGAATTCTGCTGGCCGGGATTTTTTTCGGCGGTATCTTTGGCGGAATGGCGCTTTTGAATATCGTTTTGGCGATCGCGGTGGTGCCGTTGGCGCTGGGATTTAATCTTCTTTCCCATATATTGATCGGATTGGGAAATATCCGGGCGTACAATCGCATTTCATTATCGCAAAGCCTTGTTCTTCTGGCGCTGGTGCTGGTTTTGCCGCAATTTTTAAATTTGGGGATCAGCGCCGCGATTTTGGCCTACGCGGCGTCATTTTTTATTGCCGATATTTTGTTTGTTCGCGCCACGGCCAAAGAGGCGGGCGGAATTGACTGGCGCCTCAATCGGGATTATATCAAAGATGTTTTCAGCTACGGATTAAAGATTTATCCTTCCCATATTTTTTCGTTTTTGAGCACCCGGGTCAACTTTTTTCTGATCAACGCGTTTTTGAATCCGGCGGCCGTGGGTTTGTATTCGATCGCGGCCGCGCTTTCCGAGGGTTTGCTGATTTTTGCCAAATCCGTGAGCACGGTTTTGATCTCGCGCGTGGTTTCCGAAACCGATCCCAAGAAACTCAAGGAATTCACGCCGCTGGTTTATCGTTCGGTGATGTTCATAATTTTTCCCGCGATTCTGGCTATGGCGCTGATTGCCCGGCCGTTGATTTTGCTGGCGTATTCGGCATCGTTTGCCGACGCCGTGGAGCCGCTTCGGATATTGCTGATTGGAGTTGTCGCGTACTGCGGCTGGGAAATACTTTCCAACGACATTTGCGGCCGCGGCCGGCAGATAATCGTCAGCTATATCAGCGCGGCCGCGTTTTTCTCCGGTATTATTTTCAATATATTCTTTATATCTCGATGGGGAATAATCGGCGCGGCTTGGGCCGCCGATGCCACTTATTGTTTAATGTTTTTTTGCGCGGCGATCGCGTATAAGATCATTTCAAAAAACAGTTTTCTTGAAATTATTTTGCCCAGGAAATCCGATATCGGGTTGTACCGGGATTCCGCGATTGATTTGTTTAAAAAATTGAAACCATGA